The following are encoded in a window of Acidicapsa ligni genomic DNA:
- a CDS encoding response regulator: MRPKKTILCVDDNEQTLSVRKFLLETRGYRVYTAINGHDAISVFSSTQIDLVLTDLGLPQMDGNMLIGRLKEISPEVPMILTSDTVRAGERTHQADAFLAKGCCTPAELIERIRVMSARKRGPRKAVQPLLSSAAMQHPLTA, from the coding sequence ATGCGACCAAAGAAGACGATCCTCTGCGTTGACGACAACGAGCAAACCCTCTCCGTACGCAAGTTTCTACTGGAAACCCGTGGCTATCGTGTTTACACCGCGATCAACGGGCATGACGCAATCTCCGTTTTTTCCTCGACGCAGATCGATCTTGTCTTAACCGATCTGGGACTGCCCCAGATGGACGGCAACATGCTGATTGGCCGCTTGAAAGAGATCTCTCCTGAAGTGCCGATGATCCTGACCAGCGACACCGTTCGCGCAGGCGAACGTACACACCAGGCAGACGCATTCCTCGCCAAGGGCTGCTGCACTCCGGCGGAACTGATCGAACGCATCCGCGTGATGAGTGCTCGCAAGCGTGGGCCGCGCAAGGCTGTACAGCCCTTGCTCTCAAGCGCTGCGATGCAGCACCCGCTGACGGCATAA